The following coding sequences are from one Xiphias gladius isolate SHS-SW01 ecotype Sanya breed wild chromosome 14, ASM1685928v1, whole genome shotgun sequence window:
- the LOC120799282 gene encoding zinc finger protein 521-like isoform X1, translating to MSRRKQAKPRSLKEDNVTEDQHSPGQTAIPSADPECALERAAEDGETGRLRKRLLSPEEGEEGEEEDEEPALHSCDSCRQVFESLSDLTEHKINQCQLTDGPDLEDDPSCSWPASSPSSKDQTSPGHCEDYDFGEEEGGPGLPYPCQFCDKSFSRLSFLKRHEQSHGDKLPFSCTFCSRLFKHKRSRDRHVKLHTGDKKYHCGECDSAFSRSDHLKIHMKTHASNKPHKCPVCRRGFLSSSSLHGHMQVHERGKDGSSSSLSRADEWKLKETRKCGRCEEGFDVPEELQRHIAECHPECSPSEDGGLGATLQCIYCHEPFSDEGTLLTHIDQAHSRDRKGHTCAICSEHFLSVEDLYAHMDIHQLPESSNHSNSPSLLTVGYTSVSSTTPDSNLSVDSSTMVETAPPVPKTRGRRKRAAQNTSDMGGRSSKQPKVSYSCIYCNKQVFSSLAVLQIHLRTMHLDKPEQAHTCQFCLEVLPSLLNLNEHLKQVHNAEDHAALLASLPDALLQCNFCPEALSDLNALQEHIRCSHGFPSPVAKESNAFFCPQCFMGFLTEATLEEHVRQTHCDGGSLRFDSPLAVTPKEPIVEVYSCSYCTNSPIFNSVLKLNKHIKENHKNIPLALNYMNNGKKSLRTLSPSSPISVEPTMLKQGSSASRTASEFICNQCGAKYTSLDLFQTHLKTHLDGLQPQLTCPQCNKEFPNQESLLKHVTIHFTITSTYYICESCDKQFTSVDDLQKHLLDMHTFVFFRCTLCQEVFDSKVSTQLHLAVKHSNEKKVYRCTSCNWDFRHETDLQLHVKHSHLESQGRAHRCIFCGESFGTEVELQCHITTHSKKYNCRFCSKAFHAIVLLEKHLREKHCVFEGKAQNCGANGSTVSGGDGQPKEDAELQGLLTNSHGPGTAGGSVVESQNSHDGSEEEVDTAEPMYGCDICGASYTMESLLTNHQLRDHNIRPGESAMIKRKAEMIKGNHKCNVCSRTFFSEAGLREHMQTHLGPVKHYMCPICGERFPSLLTLTEHKVTHSKSLDTGSCRICKMPLQSEEDFLEHCQMHPDLRNSLTGFRCVVCMQTVTSTLELKIHGTFHMQKTGTMSTNQPMGRSNAISQNQHQHHAQKLFKCASCLKDFRSKQDLVKLDINGLPYGLCASCVTAAGSKSSSPTVNGGRQQQQGGATTPATTTGAWVQGESLSPGDGKGKAVSLSSSSSSISSSSAAKTRCSSCNVKFESEAELQNHIQTVHREQAGDSNSGQLKTPQVSPMPRASPSQTEEKKTYQCIKCQMVFYSEWDIQVHVANHMLEEGLNHECKLCSQSFDSPAKLQCHLIEHSFEGMGGTFKCPVCFTVFVQANKLQQHIFSAHGQEDKIYDCSQCPQKFFFQTELQNHTLTQHSS from the exons ATGGTCCTGATCTTGAAGATGACCCATCCTGTTCTTGGCCAGCATCATCTCCCTCCAGTAAGGATCAGACCTCTCCAGGACACTGCGAGGACTATGATTTTGGCGAGGAGGAAGGGGGCCCTGGCCTGCCATACCCATGCCAGTTCTGTGACAAGTCCTTCAGTCGCTTAAGTTTCCTCAAGCGTCACGAACAAAGTCACGGTGATAAACTCCCTTTCAGCTGTACCTTTTGCAGCCGCCTCTTTAAGCACAAGCGCAGCCGAGATCGACACGTGAAGCTCCACACCGGCGATAAGAAGTACCACTGTGGAGAGTGTGACTCTGCCTTCTCCCGCAGTGatcacctcaaaatccacatgAAAACTCACGCCTCCAACAAACCCCACAAGTGCCCTGTGTGCCGCCGCGGCTTCctttcctccagctctctccaTGGCCACATGCAAGTACACGAAAGGGGCAAAGATGGCAGCAGCTCCAGCCTGTCTAGAGCTGATGAATGGAAGCTGAAAGAAACACGCAAATGCGGCCGTTGTGAGGAGGGCTTTGATGTTCCAGAAGAGCTCCAGAGGCACATCGCCGAGTGCCACCCGGAGTGCTCTCCATCAGAGGATGGAGGCCTGGGTGCCACCCTGCAGTGCATCTACTGCCATGAGCCCTTCAGTGATGAGGGCACCCTGCTGACCCACATTGACCAGGCCCACAGCCGAGACAGGAAGGGCCACACCTGTGCTATCTGCTCAGAGCACTTTCTCTCTGTTGAGGACCTCTATGCTCACATGGACATCCACCAGCTCCCTGAATCGAGTAACCATAGTAACAGCCCTTCCTTGCTAACAGTGGGCTACACTTCTGTCTCTAGCACCACTCCTGACTCCAACCTCTCTGTCGACAGCTCCACAATGGTGGAGACTGCGCCACCTGTGCCCAAGACAAGGGGCAGGAGAAAGAGGGCTGCTCAGAACACATCAGACATGGGAGGACGTTCCTCCAAACAGCCTAAGGTCTCCTACAGTTGCATCTACTGCAACAAGCAAGTATTCTCCAGTTTGGCTGTGCTTCAAATTCACCTGCGAACCATGCATCTGGACAAGCCAGAGCAGGCTCATACTTGCCAGTTTTGTTTGGAGGTTCTGCCCTCTTTACTAAATCTAAATGAACATCTTAAGCAGGTCCACAATGCAGAAGACCATGCTGCCCTGTTAGCCAGCTTGCCTGATGCCCTCCTTCAGTGTAACTTCTGCCCTGAGGCGTTGAGTGACCTCAATGCACTCCAGGAACACATCCGCTGCTCCCATGGCTTTCCTAGTCCTGTGGCCAAGGAGAGCAATGCCTTCTTCTGCCCCCAATGCTTCATGGGCTTCTTGACAGAGGCTACCTTGGAGGAGCATGTTCGTCAGACTCACTGTGATGGGGGAAGCCTGCGCTTTGACTCCCCCCTGGCTGTAACTCCCAAGGAGCCTATAGTTGAAGTGTACTCCTGTTCATACTGCACCAATTCCCCCATATTCAACAGTGTTCTGAAGCTCAACAAGCACATCAAGGAGAATCACAAGAACATTCCACTGGCACTGAACTACATGAACAATGGAAAGAAATCCCTGCGCACTCTCAGCCCCTCTTCTCCAATATCTGTGGAACCAACCATGCTGAAACAAGGCAGCTCAGCCTCACGCACTGCAAGTGAGTTCATATGTAACCAGTGTGGCGCCAAGTATACCAGCTTGGACCTTTTCCAGACTCACCTAAAAACTCACCTGGATGGCTTGCAGCCTCAACTGACCTGCCCACAGTGTAACAAAGAGTTCCCCAACCAAGAGTCCCTGCTAAAGCATGTGACAATCCACTTCACTATTACCTCCACTTATTACATCTGTGAGAGCTGTGACAAGCAATTCACTTCAGTGGATGACCTGCAGAAGCACCTACTCGACATGCATACCTTTGTGTTCTTTCGTTGCACTCTGTGCCAGGAGGTGTTTGACTCAAAGGTGTCTACCCAGCTCCACTTGGCTGTAAAGCACAGCAACGAGAAGAAGGTGTATCGCTGCACCTCCTGCAACTGGGACTTCAGGCATGAGACTGACCTACAGCTACATGTCAAACACAGCCATCTGGAAAGCCAGGGTCGTGCCCATCGCTGCATTTTTTGTGGAGAGTCCTTCGGCACAGAGGTGGAGCTGCAGTGCCACATCACCACCCACAGCAAGAAGTATAACTGTCGCTTCTGCAGTAAGGCCTTCCATGCCATCGTCCTTTTGGAGAAGCATTTGAGGGagaaacactgtgtgtttgAGGGAAAGGCACAGAACTGTGGTGCTAATGGCTCTACTGTAAGTGGTGGGGATGGCCAGCCTAAAGAAGATGCTGAGCTACAAGGTCTCCTAACCAATAGCCACGGTCCAGGGACAGCAGGAGGATCTGTGGTGGAGTCCCAGAACAGCCATGATGGAAGTGAGGAAGAGGTGGACACTGCAGAGCCCATGTATGGGTGTGACATCTGTGGGGCATCTTACACCATGGAGTCACTCCTCACTAACCACCAGTTGAGAGATCACAATATACGCCCTGGTGAGAGTGCCATGATAAAAAGGAAAGCTGAAATGATCAAGGGCAACCACAAGTGTAATGTCTGCTCTCGCACCTTCTTCTCTGAGGCTGGGCTGAGGGAACATATGCAGACCCACCTTGGGCCTGTCAAACACTACATGTGTCCCATCTGTGGGGAGCGCTTCCCTTCCTTACTCACTCTGACTGAGCACAAGGTCACCCATAGCAAGAGTCTGGACACAGGAAGCTGCCGCATTTGTAAGATGCCTCTGCAGAGTGAGGAGGACTTTCTGGAGCACTGCCAGATGCACCCTGACCTGCGGAACTCCCTGACAGGTTTCCGCTGTGTGGTCTGCATGCAGACAGTCACCTCCACATTGGAACTCAAGATCCATGGTACCTTCCACATGCAAAAAACAGGCACCATGTCCACCAACCAACCCATGGGCCGTAGCAATGCCATCTCTCAGAACCAGCACCAACACCATGCTCAGAAACTTTTCAAGTGCGCCTCTTGTCTGAAAGATTTCCGGTCCAAACAAGACCTTGTGAAACTGGACATCAATGGCCTGCCTTACGGACTCTGTGCATCCTGTGTGACAGCAGCTGGCTCTAAGAGCTCAAGCCCAACAGTGAATGGAGGAAGGCAACAACAGCAGGGTGGAGCCACCACTCCAGCAACAACTACAGGCGCATGGGTCCAGGGGGAGAGTCTCAGCCCTGGGGACGGGAAAGGCAAAGCCGTCTCTTTatcatcttcatcctcttccaTATCCTCATCATCCGCTGCCAAGACACGATGCTCCAGCTGCAATGTGAAGTTTGAGTCTGAAGCAGAGTTGCAAAACCACATCCAGACAGTGCATCGGGAACAGGCTGGGGATAGCAACAGCGGGCAGCTCAAAACACCCCAGGTGTCCCCCATGCCTAGAGCAAGTCCCTCACAAACTGAAGAG AAGAAGACATACCAGTGCATCAAATGTCAGATGGTGTTCTACAGTGAATGGGACATCCAAGTTCATGTGGCCAACCACATGCTGG AGGAAGGATTGAACCATGAATGCAAGCTCTGTAGTCAGTCATTCGACTCACCAGCAAAGCTTCAATGCCACCTGATTGAGCACAGCTTTGAGGGCATGGGAGGAACCTTCAAGTGTCCTGTCTGCTTTACAG TGTTTGTGCAGGCCAATAAACTCCAGCAGCACATCTTCTCTGCCCACGGCCAGGAAGACAAGATCTACGACTGCTCGCAGTGCCCACAGAAGTTCTTCTTCCAGACAGAGTTACAG